In the genome of Streptomyces violaceoruber, the window CGCACGCGGAAACCTGTGACCTTTCTCACCCGCGCACGCCGCAGGCAACCGTGGTCCTGGCGCGCTGGTCCGCGGCCGCCTTCGAGTACCTGGTCCTGTCCGACTCCGCCCTCCTGCTGGAGGCTCCCGACGGCACCCTCACCCCCGTCCTGGACGACCGGCTGGCCCGGCTGCCCCGCTCGGCCCTCGTGAGCGACGCGGTGATCGACGCCGGGCTGCGCAACAAGGAGGGCGGCTTCTTCACGGCCGCGGCCGACCCCGCCGTGGCGGCGCGCGCCGTGACGGGGGTGCTCCCGCGCGGTGCGGTGCGGACGCTGGCGGCGCTCACGGACGGGGCCGCGCGGTGGGTGGAGAAGTTCGGGGAGGGCGACTGGGCGGACTGCCTGGCGCTGGTCCGCAAGCAGGGCGCGCAGGCCCTGGTGGACCGGGTGCGGGAGCTGGAGCGCGCGGACGCGGCCGACGGCCGGGCGTTCCTCGGGCGCAGCAAGACGCACGACGACGCGACGGTGGTCTACGCCGAGTTGTGAGACGGACGGACGGCGCCGGTACTACTTCTCCATCCCCCGGTTGAGTTCGTGCAGCAGCCGGGCCAGTTCCGTCACCTCGCGCGGGTCCCAGCCGGCGAGCCGCCGGGCATACCGGGCGCGGCGGGCCTCCCGGACCCGGCCGACGCGTTCCTGGCCCTCCGGGGTCAGGGTGACCAGCCAGGCCCGGCCGTCGGCGGGGTCGGGCTCACGGGCGACGAGCCCGAGTTCCTCCAGCGCGCGCAGCTGGCGGGACATGGTGGCCTTGCCGACGCCGATGAAGGCGGCGAGGTCGGTGGCGCGCTGGCCGCCGCACTCGCCGAGCCGCACGAGCAGGCCGTACGCGGACGACTCCAGGTCGGGGTGGACCTCCCGGGCCATCTCGCCCTGGTTGGCCCGGGCCCGCCGCAGCAGGACGGTCAGCTCCCGCTCCAGGGCCAGGAACTCCGGTTGGTTCACACCACTGCCGGACAGGTGGGATTCGCCCCCGCGACCGCCGCCGTTCCCGTCTTCGTGCACGTCAGCCCCTGCCTCGATTTTCCGGTCCTGAAAGTTTCCGCCACGGGCCGCCATCGCCGCAGCTCGCCAAGTATTTCGCAGGCTTAGACCAACGGCGGCTCCCGGTCCTCTTCCACCCGCCGTTTCTACGTGCGTAGAGTCTTCACCGGACCTCCGGATGGCATGCGCACGCCATCCGTACACCATCCAGGGGTTCTCCCCACTCGCGCATCCCCCACGGAGCACCACCGAGCCATCGGAGGCACGTCATGCTCGTGCACAGATCCGGATCGGCCCGCGGACGGCGGTTCGCCGTCACCGGGATCCTGCTCGCCGCGTTCTCCCTCGTGTTCACCCTTCCCGCCGACGCCGCGTCCGCCGCGGACGTCCCGGCCCGCGGCTCCGCCCACATGGGCATGGGCGTCGCGGCCCACGACGGCGAGCACGGCACCCCCGTCCCGGGCCGCGCGGCCCAGACGGAGGGCGTCGACGTCTCCAGCCACCAGGGCAACGTCGCCTGGTCGACCCTGTGGAACAGCGGCGTCAAATGGGCCTACGCCAAGGCCACCGAGGGGACGTACTACACGAACCCCTACTTCGCCCAGCAGTACAACGGCTCCTACAACGTCGGCATGATCCGGGGCGCCTACCACTTCGCCACGCCGGACACGACGAGCGGCGCGACCCAGGCCAACTACTTCGTCGACCACGGCGGCGGCTGGTCCAGGGACGGCAAGACGCTGCCGGGCGCGCTCGACATCGAGTGGAACCCGTACGGGGCCACCTGCTACGGCAAGTCGCAGAGCGGGATGGTCTCCTGGATCCGCGACTTCCTGAACACCTACAAGGCCCGTACCGGCCGGGACGCCGTGATCTACACGGCCACCAGCTGGTGGACCCAGTGCACCGGCAACTACGGCGGCTTCGCCGCCAACAACCCGCTGTGGATCGCCCGGTACGCCTCGACGGTGGGCACGCTGCCGGCCGGCTGGGGCTACTACACGATGTGGCAGTACACGTCGTCCGGTCCGACGGTCGGCGATCACAACAAGTTCAACGGTGCGCTGGACCGCGTCGTCGCGCTGGCCAACGGCTGACGGCTCCTCCTCGCCCACGGGCGAAGGCCCGGGCCCCCTCACGGGACCCGGGCCCTGCCTCTTCCGGCCGCGTCCGTCACGCCGCGACCGGAACCTCACGCTCCGCACCGTTGGTCGCCGGTGCGAGCGCCAGCTCCAGGACCTGGCGGACGTCGGTGACGGCGTGGACGTCGAGCTTGTCCAGCACCTGGGCCGGGACGTCGTCCAGGTCCGGTTCGTTGCGCTTGGGGATGATCACCGTGGTGATCCCCGCCCGGTGCGCGGCGAGCAGCTTCTGCTTGACCCCGCCGATCGGCAGCACCCGCCCGGTCAGCGAGACCTCTCCGGTCATCGCCACGTCGGTGCGGACCAGCCGGCCGGACAGGAGCGAGGCGAGGGCCGTGGTCATGGTGACGCCGGCGCTCGGACCGTCCTTGGGGACCGCGCCCGCCGGGAAGTGGATGTGCGCTCCCCGGTCCTTGAGGTCCCCCACCGGCAGCTCCAGCTCGGCGCCGTGACTGCGCAGGAAGCTCAGCGCGATCTGCGCCGACTCCTTCATCACGTCGCCCAGCTGACCGGTCAGGGTCAGTCCCGCCGCGCCGGTCTCCGGGTCGGCCAGCGAGGCCTCCACGTACAGGACGTCGCCGCCCGCGCCGGTGACCGCGAGGCCGGTGGCCACGCCGGGCACCGCGGTGCGCCGCTCGGCCGGGTCCTGGGCCGACTCCGGCACGTGGTGCGGCCGTCCGATCAGCGGGCGCAGCTCGCCCTCGGTGACGGTGAACGGCAGCTCCCGCTCGCCCAGTTCGTGCTGGGCCGCCACCTTGCGCAGCAGCCGCGCGATGGACCGCTCCAGGGTGCGCACGCCCGCCTCGCGGGTGTACTCGCCCGCCAGCTTGCGCAGCGCGCCCTCGTCGACGGTGACCTCGTCGTCGTCCAGTCCGGCCCGCTCCAGCTGGCGCGGGAGCAGG includes:
- a CDS encoding protein phosphatase 2C domain-containing protein, with protein sequence MRTELVSEPGLADQPNEDFASVGLPASGQGGSLVVLDGVTPPRTATGCLHSVPWFTARLGGALTELTVSLPDLPLAEALSRGIARTAAAHAETCDLSHPRTPQATVVLARWSAAAFEYLVLSDSALLLEAPDGTLTPVLDDRLARLPRSALVSDAVIDAGLRNKEGGFFTAAADPAVAARAVTGVLPRGAVRTLAALTDGAARWVEKFGEGDWADCLALVRKQGAQALVDRVRELERADAADGRAFLGRSKTHDDATVVYAEL
- a CDS encoding lysozyme; this encodes MLVHRSGSARGRRFAVTGILLAAFSLVFTLPADAASAADVPARGSAHMGMGVAAHDGEHGTPVPGRAAQTEGVDVSSHQGNVAWSTLWNSGVKWAYAKATEGTYYTNPYFAQQYNGSYNVGMIRGAYHFATPDTTSGATQANYFVDHGGGWSRDGKTLPGALDIEWNPYGATCYGKSQSGMVSWIRDFLNTYKARTGRDAVIYTATSWWTQCTGNYGGFAANNPLWIARYASTVGTLPAGWGYYTMWQYTSSGPTVGDHNKFNGALDRVVALANG
- a CDS encoding MarR family winged helix-turn-helix transcriptional regulator, giving the protein MHEDGNGGGRGGESHLSGSGVNQPEFLALERELTVLLRRARANQGEMAREVHPDLESSAYGLLVRLGECGGQRATDLAAFIGVGKATMSRQLRALEELGLVAREPDPADGRAWLVTLTPEGQERVGRVREARRARYARRLAGWDPREVTELARLLHELNRGMEK